In Hemiscyllium ocellatum isolate sHemOce1 chromosome 27 unlocalized genomic scaffold, sHemOce1.pat.X.cur. SUPER_27_unloc_26, whole genome shotgun sequence, the genomic stretch AAAGCCATCGGGATGggtgtttgaataggaagggttcagagggatatggaccaagtgctgacaaatgggactagattgattttgggtatctggttggcatggaagagattgaccgaagggtctgtctctgtgctgtatatctctatgaatctGGCTTTTTACTAACGTTTGCCACGTTTGtatgttcagtttctctctggtgtcgGTGTTAATGCTTTGATGTCTCCTTCCCCCCCACTTCCCAGGGACGTTAATGtgagaacagagggagagagtgagatggtgctttcaattttgtggaatatctaaagaaaagaatgtttccctgaaagtagagttgcttgttctgaatttctaccctggactgacGCTGATgactttgtaatctctttttacagagtatttgacgATCTGAGGACGGAAGTTTCAAAattaacagatgaagggcttatgcctaaaatgtcaactttcctgctcttcggatgctgtctgaccagctgtgctcttccagcaccgcacgTTTCAGCACGGACTGTTCAGTAACTACAATCCTCACTTTGTCATCAATATCTGACGGTCAGTCAATCCATCGAGACTGCAATAATTTTTTACTGTGATTCTATGAGGaagagcaaagctttttggttcctgtttgagtacgttttcagcatcagtcggactggatgagagacccgacTGTTGCAGCGCACTTGAGTGTGAAGCCAGAAACAGCTCtacagcctggaaagaggaattcacggtgagGAGGGGCTCTACACGCATTTGTGTACAGCTGgagcttcggccatggagaaacctgaggaatcccACCCCGAGGAGGAAtcgtggaagtgtggtgactgcgggaaaggcttccgtgctccatctgccctggagattcatcggcgcagtcacaccggagagaggccattcatctgccccaagtgtgggaaggccttcagcaattcctctgccctTATGAGGCACCggtgggtccacacaggggagaggcccttcagctgccccgattGTGGGAAGGACTTCAGCTATTCTTCTGACCTGCAGACCCATcgacgggtccacacgggggagaggccgttctcctgcactgtgtgtgggaaggccttcagcacctcctccaccctcctgacccactggcgggtccacactggggagaggccattcacttgtTCTGAGTgcaggaagggattcactcaggagGGCAAGTTGCGGatgcaccagcgggtccacactagGGAGAAgcctttcagctgccccgagtgtgagAAGGCCTTCAACGATTCCTCTTCCCTTCAGACCCACAAGTGGGTCCACACGcaggagaggccgttcccctgcacAGAGTGCGGCAAgctcttcagcaattcctccaccctgctgaagcaccagcgggtccacacaggggagaggcccttcagctgccccgagtgtgggaagggctttacccagatGTCCGTCCTGCTgatccaccagcggatccacatcGGTGAGAAGCCTttctgctgccctgagtgtgggaagggattcactcagaagGGCAACTTGCGcacgcaccagcgggtccacaccggggagaggcccttcagctgccccaagtgCGGAAatgccttcagcgattcctccacccTACTGAAGCACCAACGGGTCCACACGGGGAAGAAGCCAttcccctgccccgagtgtgggaaggcctttagcaattcctccgacctgctgaagcaccagcgtgtccacacgggggagaggcccttcagctgccccgaatgtgggaaggccttcagcgattcctccgccCTGGTgaagcaccggcgggtccacaggGGGGAGAggtccttcagctgccccgagtgtgggaagggctttacccgggCAGCCACCCTGCGGAGGCACCAAGGAGTTCATGTGCCAtcacagggggattgaaggagcgacTGCCGAGTGCCATTATGGACTGGGCTATCAACCCAGTTCTGGAactcccaggtttgaatcccaccgcaGCAGATCGCGGATTTGGAATTTGGACAGAAATCTGGAGGTCAGAATCTAACAATGAAACCATCGAGCGGGGTGGGGGGAAGCCCCATTCTGATTCAGTCAcgtcctttttagggaaggaaactggtgTTGTGgcaaaggattcactcagtcgtcccagctgcatcctttccctggtctggcctacacgtgactgcaGACCTACAGCAGTGTAGTTGACTCCACCTGCTTCCTCCCACTTCTTTCCCTCCCCGCAGATGGgcggggagaaacttacttggagacagggtatgggttgaaatcgctgagtgaggcaatacttcctccgggttaaGGCTGTAACaaagatccaattacaaagggacaagtCAGTGGTGACCAACAGTAAAGAAagtggagggtggggaggggtgctttgaccttgagctgtttaaaaagcagCTACTTTTTCAACACCTTTTTGCTGAGGTGATCtggagctgtaacaaagttgggttgcaatgaAGGTAACCTGAactctctggacgagctgaccaaggcccgcgagtccttcgaaaagaataaaactcccggaagctacggcttaccggtcgagctctattccgctctgtgggacttgattggccaggacctgctggaggtgtatgtcagtatgcttcgagCAGGTACcgtgagtgaatccatgaggaaaggcatcatcatcttcatctacaagcggaagggggagagggaggaactcaaaaattggagaccaatttcactgttgaatgcggattacaaaatcctgtcaaaggtagtcgccaaccgggtcaggtctgctctggggtcggtgattcaccctgaccaaacctgtgctgtgccaggcaggaagatcactgagagtaTCGCACTCCTCAGGAATACGATCGCCTACAAGCAGAACAGAGgtttggacacctgcctgatcagcctggaccaggagaaagcctttgacaggatatcgcacaggtatatgagagatgttctctccaaaatgggctttggggagggaatctgcaattggatcagactgctctacaccaacattgtcagtgcagtcacggtcaatgggtgggaatcagatagcttcccagtccgatctggagtcaggcagggctgccctctctctcctgccttgtttgtgtgctgcatagagccatttgccaagtctatcaggaaggatgcaagcctgagaggggtgactattcctggcagcgggggcctgcaggttaaggcctccctgtacatggatgacgtcgccattttctgctcggatccgttgtccgtgcgcagactcatgtgcatttgtgaccagttcgaatgggcctcgagggcc encodes the following:
- the LOC132807881 gene encoding oocyte zinc finger protein XlCOF6-like — protein: MGLDERPYCWSALSVEPETVIRPGKRNSWRGGALHVLCAAEASAMEKHEESCPMEKPWKCGDCGKDFRFPSALEIHRRSHTGERPFPCTECGKAFRHSSDLVRHRRVHTRERPFSCPECGKAFSNSSDLVRHRRVHTGEQPFRCSTCGKGFTQASTLLAHRQVHTGERLFLCTECGKGFSNSFALLTHQRVHTGERPFPCTECRKAFNSSSDRLKHQRVHTGERPFSCPECRKGFTQASDLLRHQRVHTGERPFTCYQCGKSFSRSSHLQRHQRVHMPSQGLYSLERGIHGEEGLYTHLCTAGASAMEKPEESHPEEESWKCGDCGKGFRAPSALEIHRRSHTGERPFICPKCGKAFSNSSALMRHRWVHTGERPFSCPDCGKDFSYSSDLQTHRRVHTGERPFSCTVCGKAFSTSSTLLTHWRVHTGERPFTCSECRKGFTQEGKLRMHQRVHTREKPFSCPECEKAFNDSSSLQTHKWVHTQERPFPCTECGKLFSNSSTLLKHQRVHTGERPFSCPECGKGFTQMSVLLIHQRIHIGEKPFCCPECGKGFTQKGNLRTHQRVHTGERPFSCPKCGNAFSDSSTLLKHQRVHTGKKPFPCPECGKAFSNSSDLLKHQRVHTGERPFSCPECGKAFSDSSALVKHRRVHRGERSFSCPECGKGFTRAATLRRHQGVHVPSQGD